The following proteins are encoded in a genomic region of Ostrea edulis chromosome 7, xbOstEdul1.1, whole genome shotgun sequence:
- the LOC125656096 gene encoding uncharacterized protein LOC125656096: MACLHVILFITVLVDAVSSAVYCSFKKYSTNFNYYYSNYKQSTTYYIQVCGDYCSYNSCGDSYSQVSTSYAYTASLVGVIIGSVLGIIVLGVSVGVACYCGRVKRGSPGQILNPVVTSTIPYTPTPDMGHPSGSPGVGVISTPPYPVTSDNTTVASKNDDIPTSTI; this comes from the exons TTCTTGTAGATGCCGTGTCGTCTGCAGTCTACTGCTCCTTTAAGAAATACTCCACTAACTTCAATTACTACTACTCTAACTACAAACAGTCCACGACCTACTACATCCAAGTTTGTGGTGACTATTGCTCCTACAACTCATGTGGAGACAGCTACAGTCAAGTATCCACTTCTTACGC ATACACTGCTTCCTTAGTTGGAGTAATCATCGGATCGGTGTTGGGGATTATTGTGTTGGGCGTTTCAGTTGGAGTGGCATGCTACTGCGGTCGGGTGAAGAGAGGGAGCCCGGGGCAGATCCTCAACCCCGTCGTCACATCTACCATACCGTACACACCCACGC CTGATATGGGACACCCCTCTGGAAGTCCTGGTGTCGGAGTAATTAGTACCCCTCCCTACCCGGTGACATCAGACAATACAACTGTGGCATCCAAGAATGACGACATCCCCACTTCCACCATATAG